A stretch of Kaistella flava (ex Peng et al. 2021) DNA encodes these proteins:
- the tatC gene encoding twin-arginine translocase subunit TatC yields the protein MSEKKEMSFWGHIGELRAHLIRAMIAIVVCAIVVGFNVNWIMDHIFFGPTRNDFFTFRVVNHYSRELLGHDSITLPAHFAVQQKKLFQQFNVMMAVSIFGGMVAAFPYLVWELWRFISPALHPKERKNSVWLINFVWILFACGILCGYFLILPFAINFGLLFKVSDSITQLFDLSDYTTLFLQIVLGMGVIFLFPVIVYFMTAIGILTPKFMRTYRRHAIVLILVVAAIITPADVLSMMMAAFPLLLLYEFSIIMSAYTFKKVQKRKLEEEKERA from the coding sequence GTGAGCGAAAAAAAAGAAATGTCTTTTTGGGGACACATCGGAGAATTGAGAGCACACTTGATTCGCGCAATGATTGCAATTGTCGTTTGTGCGATTGTGGTTGGCTTTAATGTCAACTGGATCATGGATCATATTTTCTTCGGACCAACACGAAATGATTTTTTTACTTTTCGAGTAGTGAATCATTATTCGCGTGAATTACTTGGTCACGACAGTATTACACTTCCAGCGCATTTTGCGGTACAACAAAAGAAATTATTTCAACAGTTTAATGTGATGATGGCGGTATCTATCTTTGGTGGAATGGTCGCCGCATTTCCTTATTTGGTTTGGGAACTTTGGAGATTTATTTCTCCGGCACTTCATCCAAAAGAAAGAAAGAATTCTGTTTGGTTAATTAATTTTGTTTGGATCCTTTTTGCTTGTGGAATCTTATGTGGTTATTTTTTAATCCTTCCATTTGCAATCAATTTTGGTTTGCTTTTCAAAGTTTCAGATTCGATTACGCAACTTTTTGATTTAAGTGATTACACTACCCTTTTCCTTCAGATCGTTTTAGGAATGGGCGTTATTTTCTTATTTCCAGTAATTGTTTATTTCATGACGGCAATTGGAATTCTTACGCCGAAATTCATGCGAACTTACCGCCGTCACGCCATTGTTTTAATTCTGGTAGTTGCCGCGATTATTACCCCTGCAGACGTTCTGAGTATGATGATGGCAGCATTTCCACTTTTATTATTGTATGAATTCAGTATTATAATGAGTGCTTATACCTTTAAAAAAGTACAGAAAAGAAAATTAGAAGAAGAAAAAGAAAGAGCTTAA
- a CDS encoding SRPBCC family protein, whose product MHENVIVKQRVNAPVEKVWSAITNKAQMKEWYFDIPDFELGLHNEFNFYEPGGANKYHHQGEILEVIPNEKFKYSWSYPEISKERTIVKWELEKRGDGTEVTLTHKGLENLDHLGKDFQMESFEKGWLGIVGHNLKAYVEK is encoded by the coding sequence ATGCACGAGAATGTAATCGTTAAACAACGAGTTAACGCACCAGTAGAAAAGGTTTGGAGCGCAATTACCAATAAAGCGCAAATGAAAGAATGGTATTTTGATATTCCGGATTTTGAGCTCGGTTTGCACAACGAGTTCAATTTTTATGAACCCGGAGGAGCAAATAAATACCACCATCAAGGTGAAATTCTGGAAGTAATCCCGAATGAAAAATTCAAATACAGTTGGTCTTATCCTGAAATTTCTAAAGAAAGAACCATCGTTAAATGGGAGCTTGAAAAACGTGGAGACGGAACCGAAGTTACCCTAACTCATAAAGGTTTAGAAAATCTGGATCACTTGGGAAAAGATTTCCAAATGGAAAGTTTTGAAAAAGGGTGGTTAGGAATCGTAGGGCATAATTTAAAAGCATATGTAGAAAAATAA